A single Brienomyrus brachyistius isolate T26 chromosome 11, BBRACH_0.4, whole genome shotgun sequence DNA region contains:
- the saxo2 gene encoding stabilizer of axonemal microtubules 2 isoform X2 — protein MSDYIPHEVTPQYVRQQVEYRPKSGEIDLRTTYKLNFNTYHVQPFVPARPLRRSHLNEGKLDTLPTYKEDFQPWEISKRELVKPKFTYRLPSGKFGNTTTFQDAFVPRGLVPRESFKPPSIAKLSSVPFDGLTSNCISYVPHALETRYVRAPEDNKPSNQPFQGHTTHQLDFQGLPGQPPESCKPVVTKASLDAPFECRTEFRDSFQQWPVTLPQLSKSVDHKSPTEPMDLSTTTKNDFVRHEVQPFIPVKPASRAKRSTAPFQGGTTMRETFRPWMVQKQEKRSKPEEVPKTNEKMENLTTSKLHYIQHQIQPNPSCKPNNVPMRTQSPFEDRTMYRTEFTAKKTYVCPASFDSPHGYVFQESDERGHRFFRKLSSQDRNDVAGAPEIPATELAVI, from the exons AT GTCCGACTACATCCCTCATGAAGTTACACCCCAGTACGTGAGACAGCAAGTGGAGTACAGGCCTAAGAGCGGAGAAATCGATCTCAGGACGACGTACAAGCTTAACTTCAACACATACCACGTGCAGCCGTTCGTACCTGCGAGACCCTTGCGGAGATCCCACCTGAACGAGGGGAAGCTGGACACGCTGCCCACTTACAAAG AGGATTTCCAACCATGGGAAATCAGCAAGAGGGAATTGGTGAAACCAAAATTTACCTACCGTCTTCCATCTGGGAAGTTTGGAAATACGACAACATTCCAGGATGCTTTTGTTCCTAGAGGCCTGGTTCCTCGAGAAAGTTTTAAGCCTCCCAGCATAGCCAAGCTTTCCAGCGTCCCCTTTGACGGCCTCACCAGCAACTGCATCTCATACGTGCCTCACGCTCTGGAGACCAGGTATGTCAGAGCCCCTGAAGATAACAAGCCCAGCAACCAGCCCTTCCAGGGTCATACCACCCACCAGTTAGACTTCCAAGGCTTACCTGGACAGCCTCCAGAGAGCTGCAAGCCGGTGGTCACCAAGGCAAGCTTAGACGCCCCCTTTGAATGTCGCACGGAATTCCGGGACAGTTTCCAGCAGTGGCCAGTGACTCTACCACAGCTCTCAAAATCAGTGGACCACAAAAGCCCCACAGAACCCATGGATTTAAGCACAACCACCAAGAACGATTTTGTCAGACACGAAGTACAGCCATTCATCCCTGTCAAGCCTGCCTCACGTGCAAAGAGGTCCACGGCTCCTTTCCAAGGAGGCACCACCATGAGGGAGACCTTCAGACCATGGATGGTGCAGaagcaagagaagagaagcaagCCAGAGGAAGTACCAAAAACCAATGAGAAGATGGAGAACCTGACGACCTCTAAGCTGCACTACATCCAGCATCAGATCCAACCCAACCCAAGCTGTAAACCCAATAATGTCCCCATGAGAACACAGTCTCCATTTGAAGATAGAACGATGTACCGCACGGAGTTCACAGCCAAGAAGACATACGTGTGCCCGGCCAGCTTTGACTCTCCTCACGGCTACGTCTTCCAGGAGAGCGATGAACGAGGCCATAGGTTCTTCCGCAAGCTGTCTTCTCAGGACAGGAATGACGTGGCCGGTGCACCTGAGATCCCAGCTACTGAGCTGGCTGTGATCTGA
- the saxo2 gene encoding stabilizer of axonemal microtubules 2 isoform X1 yields the protein MQRSCICNICNCGRHRCKQQSTALYSKGPKVHVQTEYVEKYPSYGPYFPPKSRKPKLEYQENREKMDGTSTFKSDYIPHEVTPQYVRQQVEYRPKSGEIDLRTTYKLNFNTYHVQPFVPARPLRRSHLNEGKLDTLPTYKEDFQPWEISKRELVKPKFTYRLPSGKFGNTTTFQDAFVPRGLVPRESFKPPSIAKLSSVPFDGLTSNCISYVPHALETRYVRAPEDNKPSNQPFQGHTTHQLDFQGLPGQPPESCKPVVTKASLDAPFECRTEFRDSFQQWPVTLPQLSKSVDHKSPTEPMDLSTTTKNDFVRHEVQPFIPVKPASRAKRSTAPFQGGTTMRETFRPWMVQKQEKRSKPEEVPKTNEKMENLTTSKLHYIQHQIQPNPSCKPNNVPMRTQSPFEDRTMYRTEFTAKKTYVCPASFDSPHGYVFQESDERGHRFFRKLSSQDRNDVAGAPEIPATELAVI from the exons GCGTCACCGCTGCAAACAACAGTCCACTGCCTTGTACAGTAAGGGACCCAAGGTTCATGTTCAGACAGAATATGTAGAAAAATACCCATCATATGGGCCCTACTTCCCCCCCAAGAGCAGAAAACCCAAGCTGGAGTACCAGGAGAACCGGGAGAAAATGGACGGAACCAGTACCTTCAA GTCCGACTACATCCCTCATGAAGTTACACCCCAGTACGTGAGACAGCAAGTGGAGTACAGGCCTAAGAGCGGAGAAATCGATCTCAGGACGACGTACAAGCTTAACTTCAACACATACCACGTGCAGCCGTTCGTACCTGCGAGACCCTTGCGGAGATCCCACCTGAACGAGGGGAAGCTGGACACGCTGCCCACTTACAAAG AGGATTTCCAACCATGGGAAATCAGCAAGAGGGAATTGGTGAAACCAAAATTTACCTACCGTCTTCCATCTGGGAAGTTTGGAAATACGACAACATTCCAGGATGCTTTTGTTCCTAGAGGCCTGGTTCCTCGAGAAAGTTTTAAGCCTCCCAGCATAGCCAAGCTTTCCAGCGTCCCCTTTGACGGCCTCACCAGCAACTGCATCTCATACGTGCCTCACGCTCTGGAGACCAGGTATGTCAGAGCCCCTGAAGATAACAAGCCCAGCAACCAGCCCTTCCAGGGTCATACCACCCACCAGTTAGACTTCCAAGGCTTACCTGGACAGCCTCCAGAGAGCTGCAAGCCGGTGGTCACCAAGGCAAGCTTAGACGCCCCCTTTGAATGTCGCACGGAATTCCGGGACAGTTTCCAGCAGTGGCCAGTGACTCTACCACAGCTCTCAAAATCAGTGGACCACAAAAGCCCCACAGAACCCATGGATTTAAGCACAACCACCAAGAACGATTTTGTCAGACACGAAGTACAGCCATTCATCCCTGTCAAGCCTGCCTCACGTGCAAAGAGGTCCACGGCTCCTTTCCAAGGAGGCACCACCATGAGGGAGACCTTCAGACCATGGATGGTGCAGaagcaagagaagagaagcaagCCAGAGGAAGTACCAAAAACCAATGAGAAGATGGAGAACCTGACGACCTCTAAGCTGCACTACATCCAGCATCAGATCCAACCCAACCCAAGCTGTAAACCCAATAATGTCCCCATGAGAACACAGTCTCCATTTGAAGATAGAACGATGTACCGCACGGAGTTCACAGCCAAGAAGACATACGTGTGCCCGGCCAGCTTTGACTCTCCTCACGGCTACGTCTTCCAGGAGAGCGATGAACGAGGCCATAGGTTCTTCCGCAAGCTGTCTTCTCAGGACAGGAATGACGTGGCCGGTGCACCTGAGATCCCAGCTACTGAGCTGGCTGTGATCTGA